Sequence from the Salvelinus alpinus chromosome 27, SLU_Salpinus.1, whole genome shotgun sequence genome:
GGGAGCTATAGTCTTTTGAGAAAGCTATTGTGTCAAAACTGTGCATCAAAAATGTTCAAAGTCTTTATGGAGAAAATTACAGCAATGCAAAAAATGACTTCTCTCTTTGAATTTAGAGTGTCTTAGAACAAATTGTAAAATAACAGCTTTGGTTTCCCTTTGACGACATGTTCCTTTTCAACTCCTCCTGTCTCAATCTCACACCCTTAGCCCCTCCGGCTATCATTTCTGACAGTCTCAGTACCTCATCACTCTATCATTCCTCCAACCCCTTTACTTTTTGGAGAGTTCTGTTTCATCCTCCCTTTCCGCCCACCCAAGTCTGGATGGGGGGCAAGAACAAGAACATGCAGTAATGCACAGCAGGTCATTTCATCACTCTATTTCAACCCATAGTTCCCTAGGAGCCCAGCAACAATTGAATTCCTCACCAAGTGCTCTTCGTCCTTTGGCCTCATCAATCATCATTCATATCAAGCAGGTCCTCTTCCTCACCTATTCAGAACAAggcttatgggccctggtcaaaagtagtgcactaaaaaggtatatggtgccatttgggatgcacaccatGTCAACAACATGGGGTTAATCTTCGACTGAGGACATGGACAGGTACGTGAGGATAACAGGCCTGCTCTTGACTGGTAAACCCATTCATGATTGGCTACAGGTCCTTGTATGAAATGCCATGGTCATTCATTCATTGTTTGTAAGATTGGACCACTGACCCTTATCACCAACACTATCATTATAGGTAGTCATATTAAGGCTGGTGTATGAGAGGGTTGGCCAATGGCCATCAGTACGAAATAGAGTTATTTCTAATGGAAGGACTCCCTCTCCACATGGTGcctccactctctttctctctgtctcagccTATAGTGAAACGTACTCGTGCAGGTCTTTGTGTTTTTCATTTGTCATTTGTGTTGAATGTGAAGTGGGAAGGTGAGAGAGACTGTCAGTGTgcaagctcacacacacagatcatCATTAATTTGGTGAGCAGCTGTTATAGAAAAACAGGGACTCTTGAGAAGCTGTCAAATGTTCTGTGAATTGTTTCAGCCATTACATTTTTCATCTAACATCAGGCTTGGCTTTCATTTCAAATATCCAGTGAAGTAGTAGTCTGTATTATTTGAACGGTCACCATATCTGTTTGTATCTGGTGGTGGTAGGTGCTGGTACGACACGGTTGTTAGCCCTGTAACACATCAAAACAGTCCCACATGCAGCGTACCTCATCTCTGGGTAAAGCTACATATCTCCATGAATTAATGTTTACTGCCACCTTGTGCGTCAAAGGTGCCCCTGCAGTATGTCTAACTAATAACACTATCATTTCTCTACGATTTTCAAAGTATTGGAACATACCAAATAAAGGTTTAGTAAATGTGTAATAAATAGCCACAGAAGAGGTAGTGGTGACGGATAATGGGACAAATTATCTTAAAAACACAGGATTATTATGGAAACAATTACCGGTATGTATTTCCGGTTTCcaagacacagattaagcctagtcctgaacTAATAAGAATGTCCAATGGAGAATCTCTATTGAAAGTGTCAGGGTAATTGACCCTAAAGGTCTACAACATGAAAAAAGAGCCATTACACTGGAACCACTAACAGCAGAGATCCATATAGCACATTGGGGGCGATGAAACAACAGAAGCCCATTCATTTTAAATGAAGGAAGCCAAGTGGGTGGGGGGACCGTTGGGCCATGCGAGCATGGGGGAGGGACTAAAGTTGGAGAAAGTTTAACTTTATTCAAATATTCTGCAACATCGTGTATGGTTGACCAATCGAAGGTCACTATAGCTTCCAGGCCCTACTGGGTTGGCTGtttccactgggcacagacgtcagttctatcattcagcctacagtagcagccaatgtgtggtgttcaatgtaggcctacattccatgagactgtaaaaaaaaaacatgcagggcttgaaatgaacctgtttatccacttgttcttcagacaaggtgactgaaaatgttgctgtgtttgatgcaagaaaccactttacaatataAAATTCATTATTATtaccataccattattacagagaatccgACAAGTTATgttaccctctgcctattggctacttagcttattcaagcctgtctcaaaatacaacagtGCCCCTTTAGACAAAAAAAACTCTACCcaactcgcttttcaaagatgtctagaaatgtacacattttgtgctcttgtaggaagcaatcactcccctattgctgactacaaatgatctataactgggctaataactcactaactagcgaAGGATATGAACAAATATGCACAGgcgcatctactcacgaccgctcattctgtaaacagtccagttcaaagtgaatggcacagatccatatatggcaatggtctactTGCATATAGGTCTACTGCAGgtctgattggttatgccgcaccggtctgtgtatgtgtgtcaatgcaatagaattctACTTCGATGTGTTCTGCCAACAACAAAATATCTTGCATAGTTATTCGTTTTGCAAACTAATTCTTGCATAATTCATTTTGTTTTTGGTATGttcattgaaagtggctaatactGCGTTGATTCAATCATAATTCCCACCTTAAAGGGAAACGTTCATAGTGTTAACTAAGGCGGGAAACTCTAGCATAGCTTAGAGAGAATATTGGtcccaaatgggccctggtcaaatgtagtgtgctacatagggaatagagtgccatttgggacgcatccacaCTGCTACTTATTTACTGATAGAAAAAAACTTTTGTGTTACCCTACTCATCAGCACATACTGTACCAGCATACTGTAGCCAACTCTCCTGTTATGATATCACCTCAAGCCCAAGACAAACTATTACTGGTAGTTCTGGTCCATGTACATTATATGCCTCTGTCAGCAGACGTAAGAGAAAATGTGTTTGTGAGCAATAATTGTAGCAATACAGCAGTATGCAAGGAGTATGATTATAGCCTCCACCGTTTGTGGTGATGAGTCTGCAGACTTTGTCATTTTTACAGACAGAGTATCTGGTATTTAAACATAAATATTTATTGGGagttgtacatttaaaaaaagtgaCTCTCCCTgtacagcagtggtattcaaactttttcagtGGGGACCACATTTTTTCCAccagaatatatatttttacatcaaTAAATAACCTTCAATTCATCAAATGTTAATCTCTTATCAAAATTAAATAAAACCATAACCATACGATGTTACTCAATAACCCCACTGCAGTTCCTCTAGGGGGTTACGACCCCGACTTTCAAATACCACTGCTGTATTTAAGAAatgaagcaataaggcctgagggggtgtggtatatgaacAATATACCaccgctaagggctgttcttaataTACCaccgctaagggctgttcttatgcacgacgcaacgcgaagttgttaaatgcggaagacacatttcagttgaatacattcagttggaccatataccacaaacccccaaagCGCCttaattgctattataaactggttaccaacatgaGAACAGTAAAGAAATGTTTTGTAATACACGTGGTATTTGGTCTGATATACTACGtctttcagccaatcaacattcagaGCTCGACCGCCCAGTATATAATGTTTAATCTATTATTCTACATGAGTATACCAGTAGCAgcccacacatacagttgaagtcgaaagtttacatacaccttagccaaatacctttaaactcagttttcacaattcctggcatttaatcctggtaaaaattccctgtcttaggtcagttaggatcaccactttattttaagaatgtgaaatgtcagaataatagtagagattgcttttatttctttaatcacattctcagtgggtcagaagtttacatgcactcaattagtatttggtagcattgcctttaaattgtttaacttgggtcaaatgtttcgggtagacttccacaagcttcccacaataagttgggtgaattttggcccattcctcctgacagagctggtgtaactgaatcaggtttgtaggcctccttgctcgcacacgctttttcagttctacccacatattttctataggattgaggtcagggctttgtgatggccactccgaaaccttgactttgttgtccttaagccattttgccacaactttggaagtatgcttggggtcattgtctatttggaagacccatttgcgaccaagctttaacttcctgactgatgtcttgagatgttgcttcaatatatccacataattttcctccctcatgatgccatctattttgtgaagtgcaccagtccctcctgtagtaAAGCACcggcacaacatgatgctgccatctccgtgcttcacggttgggatggtgttcttcgggttgcaagcccccccctttttcctccaaacatatcgatggtcattatggccaaacagttctatttttgtttcatcagaccagaggacatttctccaaaaggtacgatctttgtccccatgtgcagttgcaaaccgtagtctggcttttttatggcggttttgaagcagtggcttcttccttgctgagcggcctttcaggttatgtcgatataggactctttttactgtggatatagatacttttgtacttgtttcctccagcatcttcacatcgtcctttgctgttgttctgggattgatttgcacttttcgcaccaaagtatgttcatctcaaggagacagaacacgtctccttcctgagcggtatgacggctgcgtggtcccatggtgtttatacttgcatactattgtttgtacagatgaacgtggaaccttcaggcgtttggaaattgctcccaaggatgaatcagacttgtggaggtctacaattatttttactgaggttttggctgatttcttttgattttcccatgatgtcaagcaaagaggcactgagtttgaaggtaagccttgaaatacacccacaggtacacctccaattgactcaaattatgtcaattagcctatcagaagcttctaaagccatgatatcattttctggaattttccaagctgtttaaaggcacagtcaacttagtgtatgtaaacttctgacccacaggaattgtgatacagtgaatcataagtgaaataatctgtctgtaaacaattgttggaaaaattacttgtgtcatgcacaaagtagatgtgctaaccgacttgccaaaactatagtttgttaacaagaaatttgcggagtggttgaaaaacgagctttaatgaccccaacctaagtgtatgtaaacttctgacttcaactgtaaacagatactggttaggggagggagagagtggagtgaCTGGAAAGAGGAGTGGTGCATGTCTAAATGTCTGCTTATTGTGCTTAATCTTTATGCTGTAATGCATGGCAGTGGGAAGATGCTTTGGGGTGGGGGTGCTGtcgattggttggggtggggggaaTTTTTGTCAATTAGTATTTTTCTCTGCTCATACAGGCGTAATAAAGGCCGAGTGCAGTAATTTGGTgagaacatttttttattttaaattgtgATTAATCAGGGGGTGCTTCAGCACCCCTACATCCTGTGGCTGCCATAATTCAGTGTGTGGGTGGTGATTGAATTGAACAATTCAGATAGCAGGAAATGTTCTTCATATGCTGTATACACCTCTGTGGTAAAAGCTAAGAAGACACTACAATATTATAACTATAGAATGTGTACATGGGAAGGCACAATCTTTTGCCCagattactctctctctctctcttaaatgCTACGATCGGAGAAGAACAGTGTCCACGCCTTCTGGTGTAGTCACTGAAAGTAGGGGGATAACTTCAGTGTCCTAATACACTGCGCTGGCAACGAGCAGATAAAATGGGAGTGCGTGAGCCGGTGAAGAGCATTTTATTCTACCTTTGCATCTGTAGTCATGTTTGTACTGAAGAGTGGGAACTCACGCTGCTTCATACCAACGATGTCCACGCACGGGTTGAGGAGACAAGCAAGGACTCCGGCAAATGCACCAAGCCTCCGTGTTTTGCCGGGGTGGCACGGAGATTTACGAAAATAAAGGAGATCCGGAACCGAGAGAGAAATGTGATGCTGCTGGATGCAGGCGATCAATTTCAAGGAACCGTTTGGTTTAATGTCTATAAGGGAGCAGAGGCTGCACATTTTATGAACAAACTTGGCTACGATGCAATGGTAAGCCGTTTAGTCCTAGTTAGGTAAGAATTAATATTAATATGGGCTAGTGTTGGGGTACTCAactactatttgagaaggtccggtcacacacatttcctaggtggcaaaggtcctGATAGATATTGTAATTTATCGGTGTAGTAACATATGATACCTGAGTGACagaatcaatgggggccccctggcaGTCGAGGCCACTGGGCACATAATCTGGCAATGATAACTACAAGATTTAGATAGCTGGTTAGCCTAACTAGCTAACATGGGCTGGTAGTTGATCCACTGAACATTTCTGACAGTTTAtgaaaagctctctaaggtctgtcAGTGAATGAGATAGCAAAATATTTTGTCATTTTACCTTTTGCATTCTACGATACAACTCTCAACAGCAGTAGCCTAAATTGAAAGCCCCCCCAACAAAAAGATACAGGTACAATGGGGACATCTGTGATGTACAAGGGACAGGTAACCTGGAGTAAGGTGTCAATGAGGTAGTGGGTAAAACTAGTCCTGACAAAGGACTACAATTCCCAGTGTGACACTGGCCCGGGAATAATTCCAGGCATCTTCATATTATGTTTAGGAAGCCAACCCCAGGATATGTCCAATCACAAATGTTTTTAATTCCATCAGTTGTTAGTAGACATGTAGCCTCTACTCCTATGCTCCGCTAACCAGGGGAGGCGGAAGCCTGTGGCAGAGGCTAGTAGACATTAGATGAGGACAAATATTACTTTTGATTCGATTAGattgaaaacaaacaaacatatttTTAGATTATAAGATGAACTTGGCAGCACAATAACTACTGAACATTATGGCTGATTTGTTGCACACTTTGTTAACAGGTGAAATATTGGGGATGACTTTTACCTTTGTTTTGattacacaggaggttggtggcaccttaattggggtggatgagcttgtggtaatggctggagcggaatagatggaatggtatcaaacacatggttttcatgtgtttgatgccattccatttactccgtttCAGACAAtattatgagccttcctcccctaagcagcctcctgtggttttGAACTGTCTTTATAGGCTCTGGGGAATCATGAGTTTGACAATAAAGTGGAGGGACTTATCAAGCCGTTTCTCCAGGAAGTGAAGTGCACAGTCCTCAGTGCTAACATCAAAGCAGACGACACACTAGCACCACGCATCAGTGGCCTTTATTTCCCTTATAAGGTATTTGATGTGGACTCTAAGAAAGTGGGCGTGGTGGGATACACATCAAAGGAGACGCCTGCTCTGTCACAAACAGGTAGAATTGATTGAAGTTCTAGCTCCTCTtcatccatcttcctctcttaaaatctctttctcttttcctcaATCCCTCTGTCCTCTATTGAGATTCACTTAATACATTGTTATTCATATTCAGGCATTCTCTCCTCACAATAATCCATATTGATCACTTTGTCCAAGTTGCTTCATATTTGCTTCCTATTTTTGTTTTGAAGCAAATATGATTTTGTGATGCCTTTCCATACGTAGTTACATTTGAGGATGACCCTGGTGTAAAACCATTTTTTGTTCCCCATTCTGTTGCAGGACCTAATTTAGTGTTTGAGGATGAGATTGATGCCCTCCAGCTCCAGGTTGACAAACTAATCACTTTGGGGGTAAACAAGATTATCGCCCTTGGTCACTCTGGCTTCGTTACAGACAAAGAAATAGCCAGAAGGGTAAAGGGTGTGGATGTGGTCATCGGAGGACATAGTAACACCTTTCTGTACACAGGTATGCATAATGTTTGCTATAGGCTACTTTCCTTATTTACAATCATAGTAGCCGCTGTAATTCTTCAGAACACCATCTGGTAAACTGTCATCGTTTTTGTAAGGAGCCTACAGTTGATTTATTCCAGAACTGAACATGTGTCCCTGGCTGTCTtcagttttcaaatcaaatccaactttacttgtcacatgcgccgaatacaacaagtgtagactttaacatgaaatgcttacttacaagcccttaaccaacagtgcagttcaagaaaagaAGTGATCCAAGTGATCCAACAGTGAAATCAAGTAACAACAACAGATTGGAAATGTAAATGAACGCACCAGAGTTTCCCTTCTAACCTCAGCACCATAGAAAGTCCAAAACAACGTAGCATGTTTTATGTCCAATCAAAAGGAAATAAATTCTGCTTCCAGTCCTGTCAAGGAAGTAGGTCTACTAATAGCTCAGCCAACACACTAACCATGCTGTTTCTGCTACACATGCAGtagatgtatgtacagtatgcctCAGCAGCTCTTGGCCCATGACTGTGACCATCTCATCCTTAGTGCAATTTCAAAAAGCTGAAACGATGAGTATCTGCCACCTGCCTTACCTGCTCTCCAGTGATGCCAATCATAGCCTTACTCTTTGTTAACTTGAGCTGTGCTGCTAACCGCTTTTTCCACAGCAGCAGCCATAATTAATGTTAGAATGTTTTGTTAGGGCCATTAAACTGTCTGGTTCCCACACCTGCACATTCAATAaactgtaggggagagtgggttaAGTTGAGCCAGAGAGGACTAAGGGAGGGACTAAGAGAGTGATTCAATGATTGCTATAAGGTTTCCCTTTGAACGGAGGCCTATACAGTTCACTTATGTGGTGGGAAAGCACAGAAATTAGCAATGCAAGAAGACTGCATTGAATCTTTATTCACCCCACAGTCATTTAGGCGTTGTATAAATTGCAACGCTGTTTTCTTACGCATGAGTACAATGCAACTGATGACTGATATTAACAATGTTAATCAATTCAATGGTTTACATTCACCGTTTCTAGGAAAACAGCCTTCCTCTGAGGTCCCGGCAGGTCCCTACCCGGTCATAGTAAGGTCAGAGGGTGGGCGTGACGTCCCTGTGGTGCAGGCCTTTGCCTTTGGGAAATATCTGGGTTACCTCAAGGTTACGTTTGACGAAGCTGGCAACGTGCTCCAGTCCACAGGCAACCCCATTCTTCTGGACAGCTCTGTACCAGAGGGTGAGTACAGTACTGCTGAGTAAAATGAGGGGAAGTTGACAGtaagtgcatcccaaatggcaccatattccctatatagtgcactacttttgaccaggacccataggcaCCCTTTCTTCAGAACACCTACATCTGGTAAAACTGTCTGTCAGAACTGAACATGAAAGCAACAACAACAGACTGGAAATGTAATTGAAAGCACCAGAGGTTTCCCTCTAACCTCAGCACCATAGAACAGCACCATAGAAACTCCATAACAACATAGCCTGTTTCATGTCCAATCAAAGCACATAAATTCTACCTCTACTCCTGTCAAGGAAgtagttctggtcaaaagtagtgcactatatagggaataggatgccatttgggacgtacacaGTGAAATGGACTTCGATTGCATCAGCAGTGAGTGCATGGTGATATACAGTAGTTGTATACTTGTAGTGCATGGGGATATACAGTAGTTGTATACTTGTAGTGCATGGGGATATACAGTAGTTGTATACTTGTAGTGCATGGGGATATACAGTAGTTGTATACTTGTAGTGCATGGGGATATACAGTAGTTGTATACTTGTAGTGCATGGGGATATACAGTAGTTGTATACTTGTAGTGCATGGTGATATTTTATTTATACTGTAGTATGTCTCTGTCCACTGTCACTATCTTAATACAATGATAAGCATGAGTTCACCATGAAAACGTCAACACTGTTATTATCACTATCAGGATCATTATAATGTACACACGCATTAGAATTCTTATATTGTATGGAGTATATAGTAAGTGTATATGATTCCGTTTTGTCAGACCCCAGTATTCTGGCTGAAGTCAACGAGTGGAAAAAGGCCCTGGCAAATTACTCCTCCCAGTATGTGGGGCAGACCTTGGTGTATCTCAATGGAACGTTTGAAGAGTGCAGGTTCCGAGAATGCAACCTGGGAAACCTAATCTGTGACGCTATGGTGAGGTAGTAGTATTCAGAAAAGCTAACCAAAGCAGGTACCTTTGGGCCAGTCTGTAACCTACTGAAATCCTCTGTTTTTTCGCTGTAGGTACACCACAACATTAAAtatgcagatgagcttcaatggAACCATGTTAGCTCCTGCATCCTCCAAGGGGGATCGATACGGTCATCCATAGATGAGCGGAGTCGAAACGGTGTGTGTGCCTTTATGGGtccgtttcctggacacagattaagcataATCTtggacaaaaaaaatattttcaatttTTCCAGGACTAGTCTTAAtgtgtccaggaaactggccCTGTGTGTTTGAGAGAATAAACTCCAGCAATGGCTGAGGAAACTGAGTGAAATGTCTTTTATTAGGTTCCATTACGATGGAGGACCTCATTGCTGTGTTGCCGTTTGGAGGCACCTATGATCTGGTTCAGCTGAAGGGATCTACTCTGAGGAAGGCTTTTGAGCACTCCGtcaggagatatggagggaaCACAGGGGAATTCCTTCAAGTATCAGGTATCAGACACTGTTTTATTTTAATTGGTACGGAGGGTCacaatatgacatcatgcaggGGCAGttacgctgagtgtacaaaacattaggagcatcttcctaatattgagttgcacccccctttgccctcagaacagcctcattcGTCTGGGAATAGACTACAAAgggtcgaaagcattccacagggatgctggccaatgttgactccaacaactaatgctactgagccagatgtctgtgtcagggcagaagctccaggtggtatctgattttaagtaccttggcatcatacttgattccaacctctcttttataaagcaggtgaaaaaggtcattcaaataaccaaattcaaccgagctaatttatgatttatacgaAATtttacagaggtagcaaaactgtacttcaaatctatgatactcccccacttaacatactgcttgactagttgggcccaagcttgctgtacaacattaaaacccattcagtctgtctacaaacaggctctcaaagtgcttgataggaagcccaatagccatcatcactgttacatcctcagaaagcatgaggtCCTGAGTTggaaaaatcttgtgcaatacaccgatgcatgtcttgtattcaagatcggAAATGGCCTgactccccctccactcagtacttttgttaaacagaaaacccaaacatatggcagcagatccacaaggtctgccatgagaggtgactgtatagttcccttaaggaaaagtacctttagtcaatctgctttctctgtgagagcttcccatgtctggaatacactgccatcagacacacataactgctacctatcacactttcacaaaaaacatggctaaaggtcaatcagatttgtgaacataatccctagttgtgtattgccgctttccatgttgtctagcttatgaggtgtggaaacactttgttgcttttatggattttgtcttgttgctttttgtgctatTTTGCGCTGTCTACATCTTACTTGTTCTATGTGGCTCTGCGTGtgctcaatgattgtctgtattgttattgtaattgtttttaataacctgcccagggactgtggttgaaaattagccggctggctaaaaccggcacttttactgaaactgtCCCTACTGtatactgtccctgtaaaaataaactcaacgcttcccacagttgtgtcaagctggctagatgtcctttgagtggtggaccaatctttttttattttttatcttaatgatttttttaaacatacaatctacccgcagtgaagccgctcaacatttCAATCATCTAGCAGATGCTCCAGAGCAATCCAcaggagcaaccagggtcaagTGCCCCGCTCAAAGGCAAATCGACAGATCCCCCACTTTGTCGAATCGGAgacctcaaccatccaagactcCCCCAcagatcattcttgatacacacaggaaactgttgagcatgaaaaacccagcagtgttgcagttcttgacacaaaccggtgcgcctggcacttactaccataccccattcaaaggcacttaagtctGTCTTgatcattcaccctctgaatggcacatatacacaatccatgtctcaaggcctaaaaatccttctttaacttgtctcctccccttcatctacactgattgaagtggaacaCTGTGTGTCTCTAGTAGCTGTCTATCCCCAAGAGCCTGTGCACCTTTATTGAATTTAGTTTTTGTTACATATTGGTTACATAAGTTAGGTCCAGCAACAGATTGAGGAACCTACATGAGGGAGAGGAATGAGGACAGGTGTTTGGTCTCCCGCTGTGTTTTGGACTAATTTTATTTCCCTCTTGTACAATTTCAATAGGATTTCATGTAGAGTATGATATGTCGAGGCCCCCTGGGGAGCGCGCTAGGAGTATTAGTGTGCTCTGTACGGACTGCCGGGTGCCTGTCTATGAGCCTCTGGATGACAGAAGGCTATACAAGGTGGTCCTGCCCTCATACATGGTGGAAGGAGGAGACGGATTCTCCATGATTAAAGAGGAGAACCTGAAACATGACAGCGGTGAGCTCACAGAACTGAACAGATTAAAACACTATGTTATgtcctaaatggtaccctattccctgtatagtgcactacttttgaccagggtcccggtcaaaggtagtgcactacataggggacagGAAGGAAAGAGTGCCATTTGCGACGTAGACAATCTATCTCTATGGGTGAGCTCCTCTCTGCAGACTCAACTTCCTTATGAACAGGAACCCTTTGGTCATTTTCTGTTGTACAACCATTACAGACCAAGCAATGTTGGTGAACTGTTGCATGAGGGTTGAAAATTAAAATGTTCTTGACGTCACAAACtatctgtgtctgtttctctttCAGGTGACATGGACATATCGGTGGTGGCCAGCTACATTGCTGAGAGGAAGAAGGTGCATCCGGCTATAGAGGGACGTATCAAGATTTCCAACTCAGCTTCAGGAGGGCCTGGTCACATGGCTCTGTTAATCATGCTGGGGCTAGTGATGGCTCTGTTT
This genomic interval carries:
- the LOC139556166 gene encoding snake venom 5'-nucleotidase-like, producing the protein MGVREPVKSILFYLCICSHVCTEEWELTLLHTNDVHARVEETSKDSGKCTKPPCFAGVARRFTKIKEIRNRERNVMLLDAGDQFQGTVWFNVYKGAEAAHFMNKLGYDAMALGNHEFDNKVEGLIKPFLQEVKCTVLSANIKADDTLAPRISGLYFPYKVFDVDSKKVGVVGYTSKETPALSQTGPNLVFEDEIDALQLQVDKLITLGVNKIIALGHSGFVTDKEIARRVKGVDVVIGGHSNTFLYTGKQPSSEVPAGPYPVIVRSEGGRDVPVVQAFAFGKYLGYLKVTFDEAGNVLQSTGNPILLDSSVPEDPSILAEVNEWKKALANYSSQYVGQTLVYLNGTFEECRFRECNLGNLICDAMVHHNIKYADELQWNHVSSCILQGGSIRSSIDERSRNGSITMEDLIAVLPFGGTYDLVQLKGSTLRKAFEHSVRRYGGNTGEFLQVSGFHVEYDMSRPPGERARSISVLCTDCRVPVYEPLDDRRLYKVVLPSYMVEGGDGFSMIKEENLKHDSGDMDISVVASYIAERKKVHPAIEGRIKISNSASGGPGHMALLIMLGLVMALFGRL